A region of Pongo pygmaeus isolate AG05252 chromosome 15, NHGRI_mPonPyg2-v2.0_pri, whole genome shotgun sequence DNA encodes the following proteins:
- the PNP gene encoding purine nucleoside phosphorylase encodes MENGYTYEDYKNTAEWLLSHTKHRPQVAIICGSGLGGLTDKLTQAQIFDYSEIPNFPRSTVPGHAGRLVFGFLNGRACVMMQGRFHMYEGYSLWKVTFPVRVFHLLGVDTLVVTNAAGGLNPKFEVGDIMLIRDHINLPGFSGQNPLRGPNDERFGVRFPAMSDAYDRTMRQRALSTWKQMGEQRELQEGTYVMIAGPSFETVAECRALQKLGADAVGMSTVPEVIVARHCGLRVFGFSLITNKVIMDYESLEKANHEEVLAAGKQAAQKLEQFVSTLMASIPLPDKAS; translated from the exons ATGGAGAACGG atACACATATGAAGATTACAAGAACACTGCAGAATGGCTTCTGTCTCACACTAAGCACCGACCTCAAGTTGCAATAATCTGTGGTTCTGGATTAGGAGGTCTGACTGATAAATTAACTCAGGCCCAGATCTTTGACTACAGTGAAATCCCCAACTTTCCCCGAAGTACAG TACCAGGTCATGCTGGCCGACTGGTGTTTGGGTTCCTGAATGGCAGAGCCTGTGTGATGATGCAGGGCAGGTTCCACATGTATGAAGGGTACTCACTCTGGAAG GTGACATTCCCAGTGAGGGTTTTCCACCTTCTGGGTGTGGACACCCTGGTGGTCACCAATGCAGCAGGAGGGCTGAACCCCAAGTTTGAGGTTGGAGATATCATGCTGATCCGTGACCATATCAACCTACCTGGTTTCAGTGGTCAGAACCCTCTCAGAGGGCCCAATGATGAAAG GTTTGGAGTTCGTTTCCCTGCCATGTCTGATGCCTACGACCGGACTATGAGGCAGAGGGCTCTCAGTACCTGGAAACAAATGGGGGAGCAACGTGAGCTACAGGAAGGCACCTATGTGATGATAGCAGGCCCCAGCTTTGAGACTGTGGCAGAATGTCGTGCGCTGCAGAAGCTGGGAGCAGACGCTGTTG GCATGAGTACAGTACCAGAAGTTATCGTTGCACGGCACTGTGGACTTCGAGTCTTTGGCTTCTCTCTCATCACTAACAAGGTCATCATGGATTACGAAAGCCTGGAGAAGGCCAACCATGAAGAAGTATTGGCAGCTGGCAAACAAGCTGCACAGAAATTGGAACAGTTTGTCTCCACTCTTATGGCCAGCATTCCACTCCCTGACAAAGCCAGTTGA